A single genomic interval of Phoenix dactylifera cultivar Barhee BC4 unplaced genomic scaffold, palm_55x_up_171113_PBpolish2nd_filt_p 000299F, whole genome shotgun sequence harbors:
- the LOC103698144 gene encoding thioredoxin-like protein Clot has product MPLKTVDATVSDFEEVFERFKSENSQNQLKFLLFLANKDPSTSLSWCPDCNVAEPVIYEKLEASQSDVALLRGYVGDKGTWRNPSHPWRVDPRFKLSGVPTLIRWENEAIIGRLEDHEAHVGNKIDALLASN; this is encoded by the exons ATGCCTCTCAAAACCGTCGATGCGACCGTCTCGGATTTTGAGGAAGTTTTCGAGCGATTCAAATCGGAGAACTCCCAGAATCAACTAAAATTTCTGCTCTTCTTAGCGAACAAAGACCCCTCCACCTCCCTTAGCTGGTGCCCTG ATTGCAATGTGGCAGAGCCTGTAATATATGAAAAACTAGAAGCTTCGCAAAGCGATGTGGCACTCCTGAGAGGATATGTTGGAGATAAAGGTACATGGAGAAATCCTAGCCACCCAtggagagtcgacccaagattcAAGCTCAGTGGGGTTCCAACCCTCATTCGATGGGAGAATGAAGCGATCATTGGACGCCTGGAAGACCATGAGGCTCATGTTGGAAACAAAATTGATGCCCTTCTAGCTAGCAATTGA